In Phlebotomus papatasi isolate M1 chromosome 1, Ppap_2.1, whole genome shotgun sequence, the following proteins share a genomic window:
- the LOC129808552 gene encoding putative tRNA (cytidine(32)/guanosine(34)-2'-O)-methyltransferase, whose protein sequence is MGKTSKDKRDIYYRLAKEEGWRARSAFKLLQIDETFKIFEGVTRAVDLCAAPGSWSQVLSRRLYEGREDTADVKIIAVDLQAMAALPGVTQIQGDITKLSTAKAIIDHFGDKKAELVVCDGAPDVTGLHDIDEYIQSQLLLAALSITTHVLMPGGTFVAKIFRGKDTTLLYSQLDIFFDSVSITKPQSSRNSSLEAFVVCKNYNPPKGFIPQMINPMIDDVKILIEETDSEVNKKLIPFIVSGDLRYNYDSDMSYNLPVNEEGQYEWKDAVQKPICPPYEEIIEMTKTMSLKNSAIVKQSEEK, encoded by the exons atgggaaaaacctCCAAAGACAAGCGAGATATCTACTATAGGTTGGCAAAAGAGGAAGGATGGCGTGCTAGAAGTGCTTTTAAATTGCTTCAAATTGATGAAACATTCAAAATCTTCGAGG GAGTCACACGGGCTGTTGATCTGTGTGCTGCTCCTGGTAGCTGGAGTCAGGTACTTTCGAGGAGACTGTATGAAGGTCGGGAGGATACTGCGGATGTCAAGATAATTGCTGTGGACTTGCAAGCTATGGCAGCCCTTCCGGGAGTCACTCAAATTCAGGGAGACATCACAAAATTAAGCACTGCCAAAGCGATTATTGATCATTTTGGAGATAAAAAAGCCGAGTTGGTGGTTTGCGATGGAGCTCCTGATG TGACTGGTTTGCACGATATCGATGAATACATCCAGTCTCAACTGCTACTCGCTGCTTTGAGTATAACTACCCATGTCCTGATGCCAGGTGGTACATTTGTGGCGAAGATCTTTAGGGGGAAGGATACAACTCTCCTATATTCTCAGCTGGATATTTTCTTCGACTCTGTCTCCATTACAAAGCCTCAGAGTTCCCGGAATTCCAGCCTAG AGGCTTTTGTGGTCTGCAAAAATTACAATCCCCCTAAGGGCTTTATTCCCCAAATGATCAATCCCATGATCGATGATGTGAAGATCCTCATAGAAGAAACCGATTCGGAAGTCAATAAAAAACTCATTCCATTCATCGTATCGGGAGATTTGCGCTACAATTATGATTCTGATATGTCCTACAATCTTCCGGTGAATGAGGAGGGACAGTATGAATGGAAGGATGCTGTCCAGAAACCCATTTGTCCACCCTACGAGGAGATAATCGAGATGACAAAAACCATGTCCCTGAAGAATTCAGCGATTGTGAAGCaaagtgaggaaaaataa
- the LOC129808708 gene encoding heme oxygenase 2, with product MGDNVVSFTKQMQKATRNVHSISDALVNAKLAFALSDDSVWSHGLLIFYEIFKYLEANVPETILPLIFHRRHAFEKDLTFYMGKDWEKNYEPRKEVVKYVEHLQSLKERNSTLLVAYVYHLYMGLLSGGQILQKKRRLAKKFSSSGEGVENGMAVTNFGDTPIHELKTTMRNLIDQLAQGYSDETKSLLIEESERVFQYNNTIIRTVKDVNKVNLRKFVRFSFLLFILYLMYKVFTT from the exons ATGGGTGATAACGTTGTATCATTTACCAAACAAATGCAAAAAGCTACCAGGAATGTCCATAGCATAAGTGACGCACTTGTTAATGCGAAATTGGCTTTTG CACTGTCGGATGATTCTGTTTGGTCTCATGGTCTCTTGATTTTTTACGAGATCTTCAAGTATCTCGAGGCGAATGTTCCGGAAACAATCCTTCCGTTGATTTTTCATCGCAGACATGCTTTTGAGAAGGATCTGACGTTCTACATGGGCAAAGATTGGGAAAAGAACTATGAACCAAGGAAGGAAGTTGTGAAGTATGTTGAACATCTGCAAAGTCTCAAAGAAAGGAATTCAACACTGCTTGTTGCTTATGTCTATCATCTCTATATGGGCCTTCTGTCTGGagggcaaattctgcagaaaaagCGACGTCTGGCCAAGAAGTTCAGTTCAAGCGGTGAGGGCGTTGAAAATGGAATGGCTGTTACGAATTTTGGAGATACTCCGATTCATGAGCTGAAGACAACGATGAGGAATTTAATTGACCAACTGGCCCAGGGCTACAGTGATGAGACAAAGAGCCTGCTAATTGAGGAAAGTGAGAGGGTGTTCCAGTACAACAACACCATCATAAGAACCGTGAAAGACGTGAACAAGGTAAATTTGAGAAAGTTTGTTCGTTTTTCTTTTCTACTCTTTATACTCTATCTCATGTACAAAGTCTTTACCACGTAG
- the LOC129808269 gene encoding putative GTP-binding protein 6 encodes MLRTVLLHSCKFCSLPRIVRVSSGGWFRKGITSGFSGNTRLKYTMSGVKGGNQKKGRQSVEDDEGDFETTEEFDEKLIDKDEEYNFIASSALHITKNILNEQHIFLIQPYIKWGPQKSPSSPDLLIEESVALVRSVPKWHVEQVMKVPLENFSKKTLFGRGKIEEIKEAINKLRASGKPVSRIFISKGVIHGAQKRFLETAFHLPILDRYSMVIQILRLHATTAEAKLQVAMAEIPYIWGQTRPKNATVGKLDDLVLTDSQRILLTHRERKLKKALDNIRAQRRLLRRKRLSRNFPVIAVVGYTNAGKTSLIKALTREVTLQPRDQLFATLDVTAHAGRLPCKLEVIFMDTVGFMSDIPTELLECFISTLEDVMLADVILHVQDVSHGNCLEQRKHVETTLRELVEKFGENHELNNIIDVGNKMDKLPSGEGNNSKFQDLHLISSHTLEGVRELLDDIEKLVLKRTQRSHITIKAAMGGEEASWLYKNATVVDAEADPEDSQYLRLHVVIAEATFEQFKHRFLKGSGKKK; translated from the coding sequence TCTGGTGTTAAGGGTGGCAATCAGAAGAAAGGACGACAATCTGTGGAAGATGATGAAGGGGATTTTGAGACAACTGAAGAATTTGATGAGAAACTTATTGATAAGGATGAAGAGTACAATTTTATAGCAAGCAGTGCACTTCACATTACTAAGAACATCCTCAATGAACAGCATATCTTCCTGATTCAACCGTACATTAAATGGGGTCCTCAGAAATCGCCCTCATCACCGGATCTTTTGATAGAGGAATCAGTAGCTCTTGTGAGATCTGTGCCCAAGTGGCATGTGGAGCAAGTCATGAAGGTGCCTTTGGAGAATTTTAGCAAAAAGACTCTCTTCGGACGAGGAAAGATTGAGGAGATAAAAGAAGCAATTAACAAACTGAGAGCTTCAGGGAAGCCAGTAAGTCGAATTTTTATCAGCAAAGGAGTTATTCATGGGGCTCAGAAGAGATTTCTCGAGACAGCCTTTCACCTCCCCATTCTCGATCGGTACTCTATGGTCATTCAGATTCTCAGACTTCATGCTACAACAGCTGAAGCAAAGCTGCAGGTAGCAATGGCAGAGATCCCGTACATTTGGGGACAGACTCGACCAAAAAATGCTACTGTTGGGAAGCTGGATGATTTGGTTTTGACAGATTCTCAGCGTATTCTCCTGACCCATCGGGAAAGGAAGCTAAAGAAAGCTCTGGATAACATTAGGGCTCAAAGGAGGTTGTTGAGGAGGAAGAGACTGAGCAGAAACTTCCCGGTTATTGCGGTAGTCGGGTATACTAATGCTGGAAAGACTTCCTTGATCAAGGCTCTGACGCGGGAAGTTACTCTCCAACCAAGGGATCAGCTTTTTGCGACTCTAGACGTCACAGCTCATGCCGGAAGATTACCATGCAAACTTGAAGTGATCTTTATGGATACTGTGGGCTTTATGTCGGACATCCCAACAGAGCTCCTTGAGTGCTTCATCTCTACACTGGAAGATGTGATGCTGGCTGATGTTATCCTTCATGTTCAGGATGTTTCTCATGGGAATTGCTTGGAGCAGAGGAAGCATGTTGAGACAACTCTCAGGGAACTTGTGGAAAAATTTGGAGAAAATCATGAGCTCAATAACATTATAGATGTTGGaaataaaatggataaattGCCATCGGGAGAAGGGAATAATTCCAAATTCCAAGATTTGCACCTGATCTCTTCGCATACTTTGGAGGGTGTTAGAGAGCTCCTGGACGACATTGAAAAATTAGTTCTAAAACGTACTCAGCGATCCCATATAACAATCAAAGCCGCAATGGGAGGAGAGGAAGCTTCATGGCTCTACAAAAATGCTACTGTCGTGGACGCCGAAGCGGATCCTGAGGATAGTCAATATTTGAGGCTTCACGTAGTGATTGCAGAAGCTACATTTGAGCAATTCAAGCATCGCTTCTTAAAGGGAAGTGGCAAGAAAAAATAG